CTAAGGAATTGCAGGATTGCACATACTTAAAACAAATGTTATTATACTTATAAAGTAGATTTGGATAAAAGCCAAATGCATATGTGTATATGTACCTGAAAATGgatggttgttttgtttttttcccacaGGCTGATGCAGACTTCATCATGCAGAACATTCTTCCGAAAATGTCGGAAAAGGGATCAGTACGAGAGACTTATGAAACAGCTATAATCAACTTTCTGCAAGACTTTCTCCAAACAATTGAAAGCTGTGTTATGTATGAACTTACAGAGTTGATTTAgtataaatattgttaaaaaaaaatgcagattacacaaattaatgttaaaatgtagttGATTTAATTCAGTCAAAACCAACCCTAgagatacgtttttttttttgcttgtagaGGATAACCCTGACGGAGACATCCTGCCCTTAACTGTCCCCGGTGTCATGCAATGGCTCACTGGCCAGGGACACAAACCTCTTCTAATGTCAGAACTTAAAGATTTCTCTTCATTTTGACCATGAGTGTATGTAGAGGATGCCAGAACATATAATATGCTTCCCAGTTGTTAGTGCCTGTGCcagaaaaattacatttcccaCCGTACACATGGGTGACTACAGTTCTTTTAAATCAGTCATGTTGCAAGCCATTCAATTTGACAACGGTTTTAACGGAATTTAAAATGCTACTAAATGTATGGAATTGTACATGTTCAGGAAGAAAACTTTTATACATTGGTAAATGTTCTTATGGTTTTTTAATTTACTGTGTATGTGTAGAGAACACAACGTGTTACATATTGTAAAATTGTATATCTTAATGAAGGGGTTAAGAAAACACAAGTTGTTATACAAACCTATTTCTGCTTTAAATATAGCCAATACAGAAATTAAAACAAGCATGCAATGtcaacataagttttttttttattgaattggaTGTTAATTTGCTTGTAAATGGATCATTTGTTCACTAGTCATTTCAATGACTGATTTAGTGTCAATTAAGAATGAAACCGCACAAAATTTAAAACTTCTAAATACTGGTCTCTTCCATAGTTTTGAGAGCGTGAGGTTGGGTTAAAAAAGTTTGAATTTGGGCCTTAAGTTCTTCAGTTAAGGGGCATTCGACTGGAGGAAACTACAATTCCTGTCCACGGCTGATCAGAGATACTATCTGTGTCCCAGTCAGAGTCGTCGTCTTGTGCAATCTGTTAAAAGTTGGTAATAGTTTATGGACATTGGGGCAATATCTTgcatgaaaacattacattaaacgaCACAAATTCTTAAAATACCTCAGATAGGACTGGAGGAGTGACAGGGTTTTGCAGGAGTCCAATTTCCCACAACTGGTCTGGGCTTAGATTACTCTGTGTGGAGAGGATGGTTATTCCACCCACTAGTAAAGGAGTCAAGGCTGGCTTGGAGACGAGGTAGGAACACAAACTGACAACAAAAGAGGTGCAAAAAGCCTCTACAGGCCCATCTCCATCAAATAATGAGATTATGATGTTCAGTGAAAGCTCTCCACACATAATAGCCTATGTGTTACTCAAATAATTTTACTTCAAAACCCCGCTAAATATCACCCTCTGGCCGGTCTGAAGTAtctgttattaataatataggagtctaataataataagaagaaagcGATCAATAAAACATACCTGTGATCAATCACCTGCATGTCTCTGCTCCTCCATTTCGATCGATCCACTCGGTCTGGGGCTCGCGCTGATGACGTAACACACCTCAACCTCTTGACCCCTCCCCCACGTCAAATCAGGGACAGAAAGCCAGgcgcaaagaaaaaatgaagcgcaaaggaaagctTGCACTGCAGAGGCACGGATGACTGAAACGCGGATTTAAAGGAGCGGCGCAAAGGGAAATGTGTTGCAAAGTCAATGCTGCTGAAGTTTTACTTTggtaaacttaatttttttttctctcagtagtaaacttttcttttgcaattatttttttttacttgcaaaaaagcaattttttttctcaatactataattttatttgcaaaacattttttgtttgcaaaacatattttttgtttgcaaaacattgttttattttgcagatatatatgGCCCTATTTTGACTCCATActattcacttgacttgacccatgacttcatcagtggaccagatacatgcgagtaattatttcttttgcttgtttaatttatttttgtctttaatgtaatttaatgcattgtttatagagtagatcttttgtagatacttgattaactggaattcttctgattgctagtgattgcagtcttgtaataagagatacacatattttacagactgtaatgatgcacacacacacacacacagggctggactgggacaaaaaaatcagccctggacttcatccagaccggcccaccacacacacacgcacacgcacacgcacactacatgtctatacatacattaatctggatgtaaaattactgattagaatgtattactatcaaaaccatgaaaaaactattaaaataataaacaaagaaaatgtaaattattttatcaggctttattttaaatatctaaaggtcttattttatgtgcttcttattattctaatagaaatattaatgCTTAGGGTACACAATTTCTGCTGTAACTATATTTCATGtgctgcaaaacatttttttttttaaatattaattcacaCAAATTACCTCTGACCTGTTGGCTGCTTATAGTAGGCTAGTATTAAGACCACTGAACTATAGTAAGCATTATTtataaagaccactgatctacaataaaataaaagagtaattaagacaaagaacgttgtgtagtgatttattttacatttttcataacataatcaaaggcctttaaaaagccgcagcataaatggctgcccactgctccgggtgtgtgttcacagtgtgtgtgtgtgtgtgtgtgtgtgtgtgtgttcactgctgtgttcactgctctgtgtttgtgtacttcggatgggttaaatgcagagcgcgAATTCTGAGTgtgagtcaccatacttggctgaatgtcacgtcactttattcaaatgcagagctcaatgCTAGGGTTCAGAACTTTTCTTGCcctgccaaaaaataaatacataaacaaagataaaaataaaattgctattgttttctttgtaaataagctgcaatctcatttcacaattgtaatttcaataccacaataaacactaactattaagttcaaacattaatgaagacaagtgaacagtcagtaataaaaatgttaaaaaattatcataaatagcaccgttttcaggtacagatattgcataatcaaatgtaaaatacttcaggtgtaaatataataaatatgtactgtagtgcacatatttagcaaaatactcctttcttatggctatttttcaatctcaactaacctgctatggtctttaaagggctttcttgaggtaaatgtaactttatgtgaaataattgttctcctgctgttttgactgaTAATTGGTTGATATTATTTCTGAGGCATATATACATTTCTgtaagttgtactgtatctttaaacagaaagtaacagatgatcggtttacttgaactgaggcactaaaGCGATCTGTCACGTCATATTTTCTGACGCCAAAACGGTATTGTCtgaaattttgtaataaaatagacAGAACTTGAGAGCtgagaattttaaatgtaatttatatagatcagtgagtggttGCAGATTACAGCTGGAATATCctaactttttgaaacaaaacaatgcagtagcCTATGCTATGTGTATCATTACATatctgtctcacctcagcagTCAAGTTAAGTCACTTAAGTCTTTTGCCttccagcaaataatttatttatcttgacacatttggtggcatctgcctcaagtgcttgtcgttttctctctctcaaccttCAGCCCCTCATTTACgcttagatattttattatttaacatattgaatttcgtCGCAGTTGTAATGGGCCGCTTTTCAAGGCTataacttgattctgattggccaatgagcaGTGAACACGTCTCGCAGCTCACATCAGCATCATGCGCACGCGTcgttttatctgttctttatactgctttttgtaatgttttaaataaattattgtgactaacgtaaaaaaaaaaaaagcatcttgcgGCTTCATGAAAGAGACACGTAAGGCCAGAATAGGACTGTACAAAAATATACTTACGAATATATTTgcaataaataatgatttaaaaacaaaatacataacgcaccggcccaaccagaccgcggcccaccgggaatctcccggtagtcccgatggccagtacatgcctgcacacacacatactgttcatacatacataatatatatatatatatatatatatatatatatatatatatatatataaataaatctaaatgaatgactgtgaagtgtttaacaagtgttttatctttaatcttttaaatagatacatcgtaatatttgaaggttagtttagtcatttttttattgtttttgtttgttttgttatgaacttgaatgtcatcttttgtgactgcacttacaaaagagaaactggatggcagtttattttaagttttcaattgactaaagatataagttattgttacattatattgttaataaaagttttaaatttgacagtgtaatgtggtacattgcaaacaaaggtcagatattatattacataaaagtctagtttgaaaaatgacaatctgtgctttaaagagaataaatgtaaaaattgagaatcgaatcgaaccgtgaccttagaatcgaaaatgcaatcgaatcgaggatttggagaatcgtgacacccctaatatctatacgatatgactacgtgttcttttgctaagcacgacctgcacaacacgtcactctggtttacatcgccttttctgaatccaaaataCTTCCCAATTATAgaagatgatttatgttttggcaccaagtcagattctgcactgccaccggccgcattatctcccgcactcatttctttctaatttatccGCTGTCTCTGTACAGTGTGCATGCATAGACGTTGGAACAGGGGGGGGCTGGGGAGGGGGGGGTAGAGACAGGCGCGCTCAGAGCtagtgctgtcacttttgtgaaaaaatcattttagatttttaagacataagtgttaattgaatcgattgtaaaatcgattttccatgtctaaaaaaaaaaaaaaaaaaaggtttcctttttcaacgtcaaataatggacgaacgtaaagagagcgctggaaacgcacaggtcagcaatatttcttatttattggcatgaagattcgtgcaacattctcgaaaaaatatatatgcagaggggacggctgccataacaaaagaaaaacatcactgcaggcttcatttatgatttaggcaattcaaaaatctccaagattattttaacctgttaactgtcactcacgtttttgaagatagacttgaatgtgcatgatacaaacctaaatttttttaattcatgtctgaaaacattttgtaacatgattttgatgtaccatttacatggtaatgcaatgtctgattttaaaatgggttttgaaggatgaattttgagattttatgttttcaagtgatatataacttctgatgatttctaaaatgtgatagagaaaaaggcaacgaggaagtcttatttttaaacaaaggtcaaagctccttttgtaatgtagatttctgagggtgcactcttgtcataaattcatctattacttttcctacataatttctaaccaaaaatattggtaaaatatatatttgggagtcttagacctttccaacgatatatagtttgtcaagattagattagatttgattgtaatatagtatagtcaacgtaggcatcccgaatacgggacggggtgacatttaacaggttaaataatgattcaatccatttcaaacaactgttcaaaaaatgaaactttaaatggacctgagaaacaggccatgtgtgtgtttttttattgaacataacCGACACTAGGTAGGTATATTGTAATGCGCAAAAtaaggccattacaaatttattggacaggaaaacaagtcgatcaacactttcggggtccagagcagagtgttttttattcactatatgtccagctgttggtAAGatgcgctccgaccgcactgatgtcccagggacactcaggtacagctgcgcaaggtgggggtattactgccaatttccaccacaaaagccggtcgctctcagcttgcaacggtccttttcataactcatttTCTGCGCCGCGTCtttacattgaaatcattcgcgccggACAAAGAGGTcgcaacttttcagtgttttcaaccacatactgtttattttagttttcaaacaaataaattcacataaggactaaaaaacaatacatttagagtttataaaatacatactgatgtctatggaagaggtaataataatcctttccattataattcgacatgttttattcatatcagatacacattgtgtaagtaacttcagtgtttactctattctattcccagttcaccagccacttacttttaggTATTtcaggagaagtggatgaattcacgtgttgtaaacatagaggttgtaaatccaaccgattctctgaactgcgtctgcggcacaaactaacacGGCGGCGCCCATCGTGCATACAGATCAACTAATGCGatcattataaaggtgtttaaacaacaatatacttccacttgcatgtatttgacaatcggaatatcagatatttcatgccataactaacacatttgtgaatattctgaataaaaaaggaaaaatgatataaaagcagatcatcattcattcagcgctgttgctgctgcagtgtgtcacgtgacaagcaatgacgcgtcaccatggaaacgccgcccccccctctcacaatatagttcccacgTCCCTGGTGTGTGTGCGCTGGCTTTAGCGGTGCAGTCAAGGGCACTCctaaaactgatgtttgttgtgactgccagagttgtatgcagggcgagcgcggagaggggaaatctatatcgttgcttttttcgatagtaatatcttgaaagttcatatctagatatggatacgataacgatatatcgttcagccctagtttcgttataattacattttaaatgaggaGTAATAGGATTTTTGacattaataatcatttaatgtcttttattaatttaatacttaAGTAAACAGTCTGGGGATTTTAATCAATAAGTCAACGGATTCTCTCTCTCGTGAATCCAACAAGAAAGTTACTAAAagtgtaattcatcgactggccgcttgaggctggctgcagaagggagtcagtcccatagactccccatgttaaaatgcccaactttacagtaggaaaaaacatgtttacagcctggtgcaaaaaatgattttggtctaaatagctaattttgccctttatgacaactgtgaagggggtgatttttttttataattcatccgtttaaattatataaagccttaaagttctgcataattaagggcgtggtcacttgagtgacaTGTGGATTGCTGCTTCTGACTGCCGTcacgctaggtgggcgtggcttcagcaaccagctcccgcctttttgcccattttcgattccTCGGGAGAGTcggcagagcaaaagtgggcgtttatcaccatgtggttgttttgaaactgctgggtgtttctgaatcatgcaatataaatgatcccccttacccaaccccaccccacccctaaacctaacgtcactataacatcaactaatcaggtatcatggtgtaaaaacaccttgatctcgtaactcccattacttccTGGAGAGACCTATACTTGGAGAGTCGTGCATGTGATATCCAGATGGCACGGACACTACGTCCGTGTTTTTTTACAGTCTGTGGCTGAAACACACAAAACTGCATGTGTAGTGTATTTTCGTTTGTCATGGATCTGAGGAATCACCCAGTCCctgggttttgtttccagaagaaagattttattttcaagagaaaataaaaccgagAAAGCTCTGCAGAACAGTCTGTCGAGTCTGTGTCGGTTCTCTATTTTATATAGTGCTTCTGAAGACGTGCCCATGTTCAACACATTTCATTCATATGGTTCTGTTTATTAAGTCTTTTACCTTTTATGGCTGTGTCTCCAGCTTGCTTTTAGGATGTAGAATTTATTTGAAGTGAAACGAGGAGGcctaatcatatattttgtcttatgtcAAAACAGGACATGCAACTTTACTATATGCTGTATTTTGGTCATGTCTGCAACAAGGAGGTCTgatcatatattttgtcatatGTCCAAATAGAGTGTGCAGCTGCACCATATACTATACTCCTGCACTCTCTTCACATTACATTCTTACGCAGGTCTCTGCATATAGTCAAATacatgattataacagtagaaTGTAAAggtactcgatggcgccgcacatggctgcttcagtgcttggctctccactgtttgtgctttttttgttcatttttcctgttttttgtttaacaaacatgatcagtttcaccagggatgaactgctgaacattcggcaggacacaccacaagatcttttaccagatttatattattcagacgttttactgaacgttgttatcggaggagcggcggcgctgatcaagcgcttcaggacgcgcagacgggggaagcgagcgggggcgctcgtcagactcaggaagcgcggatttcgaacgccgttgtctagcatccatctcgcaaatctctgctctctacccaacaaaacagagaaactccttctgctctctcggacaaataaggatttctctcactctgctgctctgtgtttcatggaaacctggctgaatgacgccataccggacagcgcgctccatctgccgggctttcagctgttcagagcggatcgcgaatcagagtcTACTCGGAAATCGCGcggtggcgggacatgcttttacatcaatgaacggtggtgtagagatgtaactgtgttaaagaagatgtgctgtcctgatctagaaatgcagtttgtcaactgcaagccattctattcgccgcgggagtttcactcattcattctggtcagtgtttacatccctccgcaagcgcatgtgagctcagctttacagaaacttgctgatcagatcacagacacagaacaacaacacccggactctgttttaatcattcttggggactttaacaaagccaatctctcccgtgaactgccaaaat
The nucleotide sequence above comes from Carassius gibelio isolate Cgi1373 ecotype wild population from Czech Republic chromosome B3, carGib1.2-hapl.c, whole genome shotgun sequence. Encoded proteins:
- the LOC127952722 gene encoding uncharacterized protein LOC127952722, translating into MAPHMAASVLGSPLFVLFLFIFPVFCLTNMISFTRDELLNIRQDTPQDLLPDLYYSDVLLNVVIGGAAALIKRFRTRRRGKRAGALVRLRKRGFRTPLSSIHLANLCSLPNKTEKLLLLSRTNKDFSHSAALCFMETWLNDAIPDSALHLPGFQLFRADRESESTRKSRGGGTCFYINERWCRDVTVLKKMCCPDLEMQFVNCKPFYSPREFHSFILVSVYIPPQAHVSSALQKLADQITDTEQQHPDSVLIILGDFNKANLSRELPKYRQHVTCPTRDSNILDHCYTTIKDAYHSVPRAALGHSDHCLIHLIPSYKQKLKSAQPVVSITFIYIVL